The Nitrosomonas sp. sh817 genome includes a window with the following:
- the serS gene encoding serine--tRNA ligase, giving the protein MLEIQQLRTDLDNVTRQLAKRGFAFPVEAFNALEAERKIIQTQTQELQAQRNAASKKIGQAKSKGEDTSAIMAEVANLGDALKQAEEHLERIQQQLQKILLEVPNLPHASVPEGKDETGNVQIRRWGEPRPLDFDIQDHVSIGEGLALLDFETAAKLSGARFSLMKGGLARLHRALAQFMLDTHTQEHDYVETYVPYLVSRDSLRGTGQLPKFEQDLFAVKAGGADPASGPEYHLIPTAEVPITNMVRDEIVPLQALPLKYVSHTPCFRSEAGSYGRDTRGLIRQHQFDKVELVHIVHPDQSYDALEELVGHAEKILQKLGLPYRVMALCTGDMGFSAAKTYDIEVWLPAQNTYREISSCSNCEAFQARRMQARFRNENGKPVLLHTLNGSGLAVGRTLVAVLENYQNADGSVTIPEVLRPYMNGLDRLVSNGGK; this is encoded by the coding sequence ATGCTAGAGATTCAGCAACTACGCACCGATTTGGACAACGTCACCCGCCAGCTCGCCAAACGCGGCTTCGCTTTCCCCGTGGAAGCGTTCAACGCCCTGGAGGCGGAGCGCAAAATCATTCAAACTCAGACACAAGAGCTGCAAGCGCAGCGTAATGCGGCATCGAAAAAAATCGGCCAGGCCAAAAGCAAAGGCGAAGATACCTCGGCGATCATGGCGGAAGTCGCCAACCTGGGTGATGCGCTGAAACAAGCGGAAGAGCACCTGGAACGGATTCAGCAACAACTGCAGAAAATCTTGCTGGAAGTGCCGAATCTGCCGCACGCCAGCGTACCGGAAGGCAAGGACGAAACCGGCAACGTGCAAATCCGCCGCTGGGGCGAACCGCGTCCACTCGATTTCGATATCCAGGATCACGTCAGTATCGGGGAGGGCCTGGCGCTGCTCGACTTTGAAACCGCTGCCAAGCTCAGCGGCGCGCGCTTCAGTCTGATGAAAGGCGGTCTCGCCCGCCTGCACCGCGCACTGGCGCAATTTATGCTTGATACGCACACGCAGGAACACGACTATGTCGAAACCTACGTGCCCTATCTGGTCAGCCGCGACAGTCTGCGCGGCACCGGGCAGTTGCCGAAGTTCGAACAGGATTTGTTCGCCGTCAAAGCCGGCGGTGCTGATCCGGCCAGCGGCCCGGAATATCATCTCATCCCGACTGCCGAAGTCCCGATCACCAACATGGTGCGCGACGAAATCGTGCCGCTGCAAGCCTTGCCGCTTAAATACGTGTCGCACACGCCGTGTTTTCGCTCCGAAGCGGGCAGCTACGGCCGCGATACCCGCGGCTTGATCCGCCAGCATCAATTCGACAAGGTCGAACTGGTGCATATCGTGCATCCCGATCAGTCGTACGATGCGCTGGAGGAACTGGTCGGCCACGCCGAGAAAATCCTGCAGAAACTCGGCTTGCCGTACCGCGTGATGGCGCTGTGCACCGGCGACATGGGATTTTCGGCGGCGAAAACCTACGACATCGAGGTCTGGCTGCCGGCGCAAAACACCTATCGCGAAATTTCCTCGTGCAGCAACTGCGAAGCATTCCAGGCACGGCGCATGCAAGCGCGGTTCCGCAACGAAAACGGCAAACCGGTGCTGCTGCATACCTTGAACGGTTCCGGCCTGGCGGTCGGCCGCACGCTGGTGGCAGTGCTGGAGAATTATCAAAACGCCGACGGCAGCGTCACC